A single Arachnia propionica DNA region contains:
- a CDS encoding isochorismatase family protein, translating into MSRALVVVDVQRDFCEGGALAVAGGADVAGRINRLLSGEHSYDVVVATRDHHVDPGGHFSDSPDFKDSWPPHCVAGTPGAQQHPGLVFTKWDGLFLKGRNEAAYSGFEGTDEATGEPLEDFLRKRGVTEVDVCGIAADYCVNATARDAALAGFETTVLIDLTVAVHPQSLPDLVKEWNKADLRVRRTEG; encoded by the coding sequence ATGAGCCGTGCACTGGTGGTAGTCGATGTACAACGTGATTTCTGCGAGGGAGGGGCCCTCGCCGTGGCCGGGGGTGCGGATGTGGCCGGGAGAATCAACCGGCTGCTGTCGGGGGAACACAGCTACGACGTGGTGGTTGCCACCCGGGACCACCACGTGGATCCGGGCGGGCACTTCAGCGACTCCCCGGATTTCAAGGACTCCTGGCCGCCGCACTGCGTAGCGGGTACCCCCGGTGCGCAGCAGCATCCCGGGTTGGTCTTCACGAAGTGGGACGGCCTGTTCCTGAAGGGGCGCAACGAGGCCGCCTACTCCGGTTTCGAAGGAACCGACGAGGCCACCGGCGAACCCTTGGAGGATTTCCTGAGGAAACGCGGCGTGACCGAGGTCGATGTCTGCGGAATAGCCGCCGACTATTGCGTCAATGCCACGGCCCGTGATGCCGCGCTGGCCGGTTTCGAAACCACCGTCCTGATCGATCTCACGGTCGCGGTGCATCCCCAATCCCTGCCGGATCTCGTGAAGGAATGGAACAAGGCGGACCTGCGGGTGCGCAGGACTGAGGGGTGA
- the recN gene encoding DNA repair protein RecN: MLTELRLNSLGVVAEAVLPLGPGLTALTGETGAGKTMIVAGLGLLLGARADASLVRNGQDRALVQGRWEIGENTAEAVEALGGDLDDGVELVTLRQISSQGRSRATVGGVQVPVSAAAGLLTDLATIHGQSEQTRLSTPERQRELLDAFAAPAALEDYRRDFAEHRRITEELAGLEADAMNRAREIDVLRFGLEEIAAVNPGEGEDEALAAEAVRLADADDLKALAMTARVALSGSEEDLDAPSVLGLVGAARKALETLAERDPGATDLARRITETNYLLTDLAQDVASHAADLVADPLRQEAVADRRGQLAALTRKYGNNVAEVLEWAGRATERLAELDGADDRIEELRERAAVLDAALDAAAAGISRVRREAAGRFAELASAELKALAMPHARLEFAVTKAPRGPHGADRIELVFTANPGSAPGPLGKVASGGELSRVRLALEVVLAGQSPGHTFVFDEVDAGVGGAVGLEIGRRLKRLAADGQVIVVTHLAQVAAFADQHFVIAKSSDGQVTTSDVTPLGEGERAAELARMMSGSGDSDAGLRHAEELIRSARAERAG; this comes from the coding sequence ATGCTGACAGAGCTTCGTTTGAATTCGCTCGGGGTGGTGGCGGAGGCCGTCCTGCCGCTGGGCCCCGGGCTCACCGCCCTGACGGGAGAAACGGGCGCAGGCAAGACGATGATCGTCGCAGGACTCGGCCTGCTGCTGGGGGCCCGGGCCGACGCGTCGTTGGTCAGGAACGGGCAGGACAGGGCGCTCGTGCAGGGGCGTTGGGAGATCGGCGAGAACACGGCCGAGGCGGTCGAGGCCCTCGGTGGTGACCTCGACGACGGAGTGGAACTCGTCACCCTCCGGCAGATCTCCTCCCAGGGACGTTCCCGCGCCACGGTCGGCGGGGTGCAGGTCCCCGTGTCCGCCGCGGCCGGTCTGCTGACCGACCTGGCGACGATCCACGGCCAGTCCGAACAGACCCGGCTCTCCACCCCTGAGAGGCAACGGGAACTGCTCGACGCCTTCGCGGCACCGGCTGCGCTGGAGGACTACCGCCGAGACTTCGCGGAACACCGCCGGATCACCGAGGAACTCGCGGGGCTCGAGGCCGATGCGATGAACCGGGCCCGGGAGATCGACGTGCTGCGTTTCGGGTTGGAGGAGATCGCGGCCGTCAACCCCGGGGAGGGGGAGGACGAGGCACTGGCCGCGGAGGCGGTGCGCCTGGCCGATGCGGACGACCTCAAGGCCCTGGCGATGACCGCGCGGGTTGCGTTGAGTGGATCGGAGGAGGATCTCGACGCCCCCAGCGTGCTCGGGCTTGTCGGGGCCGCACGCAAGGCCCTCGAGACGCTCGCCGAACGCGACCCGGGCGCCACGGACCTGGCGCGGCGCATCACCGAGACGAACTACCTGCTGACCGACCTTGCCCAGGACGTCGCCAGCCATGCCGCGGACCTCGTCGCCGATCCGCTCAGGCAGGAGGCCGTCGCCGATCGCCGCGGCCAGCTCGCGGCCCTGACCCGCAAGTACGGCAACAACGTCGCAGAGGTGCTCGAGTGGGCGGGGCGGGCAACCGAGCGGCTGGCCGAACTCGACGGGGCCGACGACCGGATTGAGGAACTGCGGGAACGGGCCGCCGTCCTCGATGCGGCCCTCGACGCCGCGGCGGCAGGGATCTCCCGGGTTCGCAGGGAGGCCGCGGGCAGGTTCGCGGAACTCGCATCCGCCGAACTGAAGGCCTTGGCGATGCCGCATGCCAGGCTGGAGTTCGCCGTCACAAAGGCCCCGCGCGGCCCCCACGGCGCGGACCGGATCGAGCTGGTGTTCACCGCCAACCCCGGTTCCGCTCCCGGCCCGCTGGGAAAGGTCGCCTCCGGCGGGGAACTCTCCCGCGTCCGACTAGCACTCGAGGTGGTGCTCGCGGGCCAGTCCCCGGGGCACACCTTCGTCTTCGACGAGGTGGACGCCGGTGTCGGCGGTGCCGTCGGCCTGGAGATCGGCAGAAGACTGAAACGGCTCGCCGCGGACGGCCAGGTGATAGTGGTGACCCACCTGGCGCAGGTTGCGGCGTTCGCCGATCAGCATTTCGTGATCGCCAAGTCCAGCGACGGGCAGGTCACGACCTCGGACGTCACTCCCCTCGGTGAGGGGGAACGCGCCGCCGAACTGGCCCGGATGATGAGCGGCAGCGGGGACTCTGATGCCGGGCTGAGGCATGCGGAGGAACTGATCAGGAGTGCACGCGCCGAAAGGGCCGGATAA
- a CDS encoding NAD kinase gives MTVETRTVAVLLHPERPEALEAATAFMSQMPGFRFLSFSDDVERLRELVPGADLESIDGKPAELAVVFGGDGTLLRAAEWAQPLDVPLLGVNLGHVGFLAELETSDLTSLPQAVIDGRYETEQRLVLRVDVANASGKILWSSFAVNEVSLEKLMREKMLNVLVHVDAHPLSRWGCDGVLVATPTGSTAYAFSGGGPVVWPEVQAILLVPLSAHALFNRPMVLSPDSHVSLELGGPVPQGIIWCDGRRSFEVEPGQRVAVRASGHPLRLARLSEQHFTTRLVRKFKLPIDGWRRPPRR, from the coding sequence ATGACCGTGGAAACCCGAACCGTCGCCGTGCTGCTGCACCCGGAACGTCCCGAGGCCCTGGAGGCGGCAACAGCTTTCATGAGCCAGATGCCCGGCTTCAGGTTCCTGAGTTTCTCCGATGACGTGGAGCGCCTGAGGGAGCTCGTTCCCGGAGCAGATCTCGAATCCATCGACGGGAAACCGGCGGAGTTGGCGGTCGTCTTCGGGGGGGACGGCACCCTTCTGCGTGCCGCGGAATGGGCCCAGCCCCTGGACGTCCCATTGCTGGGGGTCAACCTCGGGCACGTAGGTTTCCTGGCGGAGCTGGAAACCTCGGACCTCACATCGCTGCCGCAGGCGGTGATCGACGGACGCTACGAAACCGAGCAGCGCCTGGTCCTGCGGGTCGATGTGGCCAACGCATCCGGGAAGATCCTGTGGTCCTCGTTCGCCGTCAACGAGGTGTCGCTGGAGAAACTGATGCGGGAGAAGATGTTGAACGTCCTCGTGCACGTCGACGCCCACCCGCTCTCCCGGTGGGGATGCGACGGAGTGCTGGTGGCCACACCCACCGGATCCACCGCCTACGCGTTCTCCGGCGGCGGACCCGTCGTGTGGCCCGAGGTGCAGGCGATACTGCTGGTGCCCCTGTCCGCCCACGCCCTGTTCAACAGGCCCATGGTGCTCTCACCCGACTCGCACGTCTCCCTCGAGCTGGGTGGTCCCGTGCCGCAGGGCATCATCTGGTGCGACGGCAGGCGCAGCTTCGAGGTGGAGCCCGGGCAGCGGGTGGCGGTCAGGGCCAGCGGGCATCCGCTGCGCCTGGCCCGGCTCTCCGAGCAGCATTTCACGACGAGGCTGGTGCGGAAGTTCAAGCTGCCGATCGACGGCTGGCGACGCCCACCCCGGAGGTGA
- a CDS encoding TlyA family RNA methyltransferase, translating into MRLDRALVARGLARSRTQATRLVVEGRVRVAGALAQKPAMNVDASTEISADTEKWVSRAAHKLLGAIADSGTSLHGRVLDAGASTGGFTQVALEHGSDLVYAVDVGHHQLAAPIRSDPRVRVREGLNLRDLSLADLDGEPVDVVVGDVSFISLKLLLPSLLGVIRPGGVALLLVKPQFEVGKERLGAGGVVRDPRLREETVDAVVEAAGVLGWGCDWRGPSRLPGAGGNQEFFIRLCSVHGAYYP; encoded by the coding sequence GTGAGGCTGGACCGGGCCCTCGTGGCCCGCGGCCTGGCACGGTCCCGCACCCAGGCCACCCGGCTGGTGGTGGAGGGGCGGGTCAGGGTGGCCGGAGCCCTAGCGCAGAAACCGGCGATGAACGTCGACGCCTCCACCGAGATCTCCGCCGACACCGAGAAATGGGTTTCCCGTGCCGCCCACAAACTCCTGGGGGCGATCGCGGATTCCGGAACCAGCCTGCACGGGCGCGTGCTCGATGCCGGGGCATCCACCGGGGGGTTCACGCAGGTGGCGCTGGAGCACGGTTCGGACCTGGTCTACGCCGTCGACGTCGGGCATCATCAACTGGCGGCGCCGATTCGTTCTGATCCGCGCGTGCGGGTCCGGGAGGGCCTGAACCTGCGCGATCTCAGCCTCGCCGATCTGGACGGTGAACCCGTCGACGTAGTGGTCGGGGACGTCTCGTTCATCTCCCTGAAGCTCCTGCTGCCATCACTGCTGGGGGTCATCCGCCCCGGCGGGGTGGCGTTGCTTCTGGTGAAACCGCAGTTCGAGGTGGGAAAGGAACGCCTCGGCGCGGGTGGGGTGGTTCGTGACCCCCGGCTGCGTGAGGAAACCGTGGATGCCGTTGTCGAGGCCGCCGGTGTTCTCGGGTGGGGTTGCGACTGGCGTGGTCCCAGCCGGCTTCCCGGTGCCGGCGGCAATCAGGAGTTCTTCATTCGATTGTGCTCGGTTCACGGCGCTTATTACCCTTGA
- a CDS encoding HAD-IIA family hydrolase, with the protein MKALVSSYDAALFDLDGVVYLGPNAIDGVTSALARLREIGTRLGFVTNNAARTPAAVAEHLRELGIQADDSDVVNSTQATVRMLRGELPVGAKVLVVGTDALASQLAEGGFVPVSTLEENPVAVVQGYHPQLPWSLLELGAIAVQRGAAWFATNPDQTRPTERGILPGCGAQVDLIADCVGFRPSMAGKPFRPLLDETVLRLEARHPIFIGDRIDTDIVGAGNVRMDSLFVFTGAHGKYDLADADPIGRPTHIGYDVSALLAPAREAEIIGNGFRCGVAEAWMIDGRVVADVVPDDIEGQLDLLWCVLHAIWRFNAEGADLLARLDLLR; encoded by the coding sequence GTGAAGGCGCTCGTGTCGAGCTACGACGCCGCCCTGTTTGATCTCGACGGGGTGGTTTATCTCGGTCCGAACGCCATCGACGGGGTGACGAGCGCATTGGCGAGGCTGCGCGAGATTGGAACCCGGTTGGGTTTCGTCACCAACAACGCGGCACGCACCCCGGCCGCAGTGGCCGAGCACCTGCGGGAGCTCGGGATCCAGGCCGACGACTCGGATGTGGTCAACTCGACCCAGGCCACGGTGCGTATGCTCCGCGGGGAACTCCCGGTGGGGGCGAAGGTGCTGGTGGTCGGCACCGACGCGCTCGCCTCCCAGCTCGCCGAGGGCGGTTTCGTTCCGGTCTCGACCCTGGAGGAGAACCCGGTGGCCGTCGTGCAGGGCTACCATCCGCAGCTTCCCTGGAGCCTGTTGGAGCTCGGTGCCATCGCCGTCCAGAGGGGAGCGGCGTGGTTCGCCACGAACCCGGACCAGACCCGCCCGACCGAGCGCGGAATCCTGCCGGGCTGCGGCGCGCAGGTCGACCTGATAGCGGATTGCGTCGGGTTCCGGCCGTCGATGGCGGGCAAACCGTTCCGGCCGCTCCTCGACGAGACCGTGCTGCGTCTCGAGGCGCGGCACCCGATCTTCATCGGAGACCGCATCGACACGGACATCGTCGGCGCGGGGAACGTCCGAATGGACTCGCTCTTCGTGTTCACGGGGGCGCACGGAAAGTACGACCTCGCCGATGCCGACCCCATCGGCCGCCCCACCCACATCGGGTACGACGTCTCGGCCCTGCTGGCGCCGGCCCGTGAGGCGGAGATCATCGGGAACGGGTTCCGCTGCGGGGTGGCGGAGGCGTGGATGATAGACGGCAGGGTCGTGGCGGACGTCGTCCCGGATGACATTGAGGGACAACTCGATCTGCTGTGGTGCGTGCTGCACGCCATCTGGAGGTTCAACGCCGAGGGAGCCGACCTGCTGGCAAGGCTGGACCTGCTGCGATGA
- a CDS encoding tetratricopeptide repeat protein — protein MPKPGTAPAQNEPPTPDNFDESMLPASVRAELKGLPKDLANTVGAHILAAGELLDVDPELAYRHAEAARRRAGRLPVVREAAAETAYLSGHYDIALREFRAIRRMNGGDELLPVLADCERALGRHREALELLASLDPGTKKLGLRIECILVEAGIRSDLGQRGEAMRLLKAAISHRIGPKLGQARLRYAYADLLEREGRLDAAREWFESAARMDPENQLEVTERLASLDGITLPEDFDLEPVPDEEPETVDEKTEVVDMEDAIETQVIDLVSPEEEIAEVLAEIDGSRE, from the coding sequence GTGCCGAAACCGGGAACGGCCCCGGCGCAGAACGAACCCCCGACACCCGATAACTTCGATGAGTCGATGCTGCCAGCCAGCGTGCGTGCGGAACTGAAAGGCCTCCCGAAGGACCTGGCCAACACGGTGGGGGCCCACATCCTCGCCGCAGGGGAACTGCTGGATGTCGACCCGGAACTGGCCTACCGGCACGCGGAAGCCGCCCGGAGGCGAGCCGGGCGTCTACCGGTGGTTCGGGAGGCCGCCGCCGAGACGGCCTACCTGTCCGGTCACTACGACATCGCCCTGCGGGAGTTCCGGGCCATCAGAAGAATGAACGGGGGGGACGAGCTCCTTCCCGTGCTCGCGGACTGCGAACGCGCCCTGGGAAGGCATCGCGAGGCGCTGGAACTGCTGGCGAGCCTGGACCCCGGAACCAAGAAGCTGGGGCTCCGCATCGAGTGCATCCTCGTCGAGGCGGGGATTCGCAGCGATCTCGGGCAGCGCGGCGAGGCGATGCGGCTGCTTAAGGCGGCGATATCCCACCGGATCGGCCCGAAACTCGGGCAGGCACGCCTGCGTTACGCCTACGCAGACCTGTTGGAACGCGAGGGCCGGCTCGATGCGGCCCGGGAATGGTTCGAGTCGGCGGCCCGGATGGACCCCGAGAACCAACTCGAGGTCACGGAGCGGCTCGCCTCCCTGGACGGCATCACCCTGCCCGAGGACTTCGACCTGGAACCAGTTCCCGACGAAGAACCCGAAACGGTTGACGAGAAAACCGAAGTGGTCGACATGGAGGACGCGATAGAAACCCAGGTGATCGACCTGGTCAGCCCCGAGGAGGAAATCGCCGAAGTGCTCGCTGAGATCGACGGGAGCCGGGAGTGA
- the tyrS gene encoding tyrosine--tRNA ligase: protein MNALLDDLCWRGLIAHSTDLEALGAHLDEGPVKFYVGFDPTAPSLHMGNLVQLLFARRLQQAGHKPHLLVGGATGQIGDPKETGERVMNSREVVAGWVERIRAQAERFVSFEGDNAAVMVNNLDWTAGMSVLDFLRDVGKHFPVNRMLARDVVARRLESGISYTEFSYVLLQSMDYRELYRRHGVTLQHGGSDQWGNITAGVELLRRSDQVRAHALATPLLTKADGTKFGKTESGTVWLDRELTSPYAFHQFFLNAEDAKVVDYLKVFSFRSREEIEALEKATENEPHKRLAQKALADDVTDIVHGSGERQAVVAAAAALFGRGELSCLSEETLRGIMRELKAPEVTLPMPLVDAFLVSGIVESKAAAKRAILEGGAYLNNEKVTDPEFSLTETDLLGGCCAIVRRGRRTVGGVQVGTGR from the coding sequence GTGAACGCATTGCTTGACGACCTCTGCTGGCGCGGGCTGATCGCCCACTCGACCGACCTGGAAGCCCTCGGGGCGCACCTGGACGAGGGGCCCGTCAAGTTCTATGTGGGTTTCGACCCGACGGCACCGAGCCTTCACATGGGCAACCTCGTCCAGCTTTTGTTCGCCCGCCGCCTGCAACAGGCCGGACACAAACCGCACCTGCTGGTGGGGGGCGCCACCGGACAGATCGGTGACCCCAAGGAGACGGGGGAGCGCGTGATGAACTCCCGGGAGGTCGTGGCCGGATGGGTGGAACGAATCCGGGCCCAGGCCGAACGTTTCGTCTCCTTCGAGGGCGACAACGCCGCGGTGATGGTCAACAACCTCGACTGGACCGCCGGGATGTCGGTCCTGGACTTCCTGCGGGACGTCGGAAAACACTTCCCCGTTAACCGGATGCTCGCCCGCGACGTGGTGGCGCGCCGGCTGGAATCCGGGATCAGCTACACGGAGTTCTCCTACGTGCTGCTCCAGTCGATGGACTACCGGGAGCTGTACCGGCGGCACGGGGTCACCCTCCAGCACGGCGGATCGGACCAGTGGGGGAACATCACCGCAGGGGTCGAACTGCTCCGCAGATCCGACCAGGTGCGGGCCCATGCCCTGGCCACGCCCCTGCTCACCAAGGCCGACGGCACGAAATTCGGAAAGACCGAGTCCGGCACCGTCTGGCTCGATCGTGAGTTGACCAGCCCCTACGCGTTCCACCAGTTCTTCCTCAACGCCGAGGACGCGAAGGTGGTCGACTACCTGAAGGTGTTCAGCTTCCGAAGCCGCGAGGAGATCGAGGCGCTGGAGAAGGCCACTGAGAACGAGCCCCACAAGCGACTCGCGCAGAAGGCCCTCGCCGACGACGTCACCGACATCGTGCACGGGTCCGGGGAGCGGCAGGCAGTGGTGGCCGCGGCCGCGGCCCTCTTCGGACGCGGGGAGCTGTCCTGCCTGTCGGAGGAGACCCTCCGGGGAATCATGCGTGAACTGAAAGCCCCGGAGGTGACGCTCCCCATGCCGTTGGTGGATGCCTTCCTGGTGTCCGGAATCGTCGAATCGAAGGCGGCCGCCAAGCGGGCGATCCTTGAGGGCGGCGCATACCTGAACAACGAGAAGGTCACCGATCCCGAGTTCAGCCTGACGGAGACCGACCTCCTGGGAGGTTGCTGCGCGATTGTGCGCAGAGGACGGCGGACCGTCGGCGGGGTCCAGGTGGGAACCGGCCGCTGA
- a CDS encoding ArsR/SmtB family transcription factor: MDGVPAARISDYEPVSALFKALANPVRAAIVHLLSDRERTVGQLVEALGLPQPLVSQHLRVLRGALMVATRRQGQEIWYSVCDQHVAHILGDAMKHTQEGKHDHDH, encoded by the coding sequence ATGGACGGCGTGCCAGCCGCGAGAATCTCCGATTACGAGCCGGTCAGCGCCCTTTTCAAGGCCCTGGCGAATCCGGTGCGTGCCGCCATCGTTCACCTGCTCTCCGACCGGGAACGCACCGTGGGTCAGCTCGTGGAGGCTCTCGGACTGCCCCAACCGCTGGTCTCCCAGCACCTGCGCGTACTGCGTGGGGCCCTGATGGTCGCCACCAGGCGGCAGGGTCAGGAGATCTGGTACAGCGTCTGCGACCAACACGTCGCCCACATCCTGGGCGACGCCATGAAACACACCCAGGAGGGGAAACATGACCACGACCACTGA
- the argH gene encoding argininosuccinate lyase, with protein MFELSRSTQFDWRLAPHDIAGSRAHAKALHTAGLLTYDEATAMDAGLAELLRRVRTGEFAPSPTDEDVHGALERGLKEIVGPELGGRLRAGRSRNDQIATLIRSYLREEVRVLVAGVLDVVEALAGQAKKNLGAVMPGRTHLQSAQPVLLSHHLLAHAWPLLRDVSRLQDLDARLAVSPYGSAALAGTSLGLDPQLVARELGFTSSVPNSIDGTAARDLVAEMAWILAQIGVDLSRLSEDVILWCTAEFGFAKLADEWSTGSSIMPQKKNPDVAELARGKAGRLIGNLSGLLATLKGMPLAYNRDLQEDKEPVFDGLDQLRILLPAVAGMIATLSFDHARMAALAPAGFSLATDVADHLVRMRVPFAVAHEVAGEAVRYCEQRGITLQDLTEADLPGISEHLDPGVLEVLTVEGSVNARNGRGGTATARVAEQLEEVFVALEENRSWT; from the coding sequence ATGTTCGAGTTGAGCCGCTCCACCCAGTTCGACTGGCGTCTGGCCCCCCACGACATCGCCGGATCACGGGCCCACGCCAAGGCCCTCCACACGGCCGGGCTGCTGACCTATGACGAGGCCACGGCCATGGACGCCGGGCTCGCCGAGCTGCTGCGCCGGGTGCGCACGGGAGAGTTCGCGCCGTCCCCCACCGACGAGGACGTCCACGGCGCGTTGGAAAGGGGCCTCAAGGAGATCGTCGGCCCAGAACTCGGCGGCCGGCTGCGGGCAGGACGTTCCCGCAACGACCAGATCGCCACCCTGATCCGCAGTTACCTGCGCGAGGAGGTGCGCGTGCTGGTGGCAGGGGTCCTGGATGTCGTCGAGGCCCTGGCCGGTCAGGCGAAGAAGAACCTAGGCGCCGTGATGCCCGGACGCACCCACCTGCAATCCGCCCAACCGGTGCTGCTGAGCCACCACCTGCTGGCGCACGCCTGGCCGCTGCTGCGCGACGTCTCCCGCCTGCAGGACCTCGATGCCCGCCTGGCGGTCAGCCCCTACGGTTCCGCCGCCCTGGCCGGCACCTCGCTCGGTCTGGACCCGCAGCTGGTGGCCCGTGAACTGGGCTTCACCTCGTCGGTGCCGAACTCCATCGACGGCACCGCCGCCCGGGACCTGGTGGCCGAAATGGCGTGGATCCTGGCGCAGATCGGGGTGGACCTGTCCCGTCTCAGCGAGGACGTGATCCTCTGGTGCACCGCCGAGTTCGGTTTCGCGAAACTGGCCGACGAGTGGTCCACTGGCAGCTCGATCATGCCGCAGAAGAAGAACCCCGACGTGGCCGAACTGGCCCGCGGCAAAGCGGGACGGCTCATCGGAAACCTGTCGGGGCTTCTCGCGACGCTCAAGGGAATGCCGCTTGCCTACAACCGGGACCTCCAGGAGGACAAGGAACCGGTCTTCGACGGCCTTGATCAGCTGAGAATCCTGCTGCCCGCCGTCGCCGGGATGATCGCCACCCTGAGCTTCGACCACGCGCGCATGGCCGCGCTCGCCCCGGCGGGATTCTCCCTGGCCACCGATGTCGCCGACCACCTGGTTCGGATGCGAGTGCCGTTCGCCGTAGCCCACGAGGTGGCGGGGGAGGCGGTGCGCTACTGCGAGCAACGGGGAATCACCCTCCAGGACCTCACCGAGGCCGATCTTCCCGGAATCAGCGAGCACCTCGACCCCGGGGTGCTCGAGGTGCTGACGGTGGAGGGATCGGTGAACGCCCGCAACGGGCGCGGCGGCACCGCGACCGCCCGCGTGGCAGAACAGCTGGAGGAGGTTTTCGTGGCCCTCGAGGAGAACAGGTCCTGGACCTGA
- a CDS encoding arginine repressor — MKRSARLALMRGLLEEGEFTSQHELIAALAERDVEVSQSTLSKDLLTLGAVKRRTPEGSLVYAVGDETEGGGVAAEKLARRCVELLQSIQHAANQIVIKTPPGAAQFLGAHVDRARLPGVMGTVAGDDTLLLVTTDPESAVRTAGIIAHMTRTGKPTRLRDLEKEGQ; from the coding sequence ATGAAACGATCCGCCCGCCTCGCTCTGATGCGGGGCCTGTTGGAGGAGGGGGAGTTCACCTCCCAGCATGAGTTGATTGCCGCGTTGGCGGAACGGGACGTGGAGGTGAGCCAGTCCACGTTGAGCAAGGATCTCCTGACCCTCGGAGCGGTGAAACGCCGCACCCCCGAGGGGAGCCTCGTCTACGCCGTCGGCGACGAGACGGAGGGCGGGGGAGTGGCCGCCGAGAAACTGGCCCGCCGCTGCGTGGAACTGCTGCAGTCGATACAGCACGCGGCCAACCAGATCGTCATCAAGACCCCACCCGGTGCCGCGCAGTTCCTGGGGGCCCACGTGGACAGGGCGCGACTGCCCGGGGTGATGGGCACCGTCGCGGGCGATGACACCCTGCTGCTGGTCACCACGGATCCGGAATCCGCGGTGCGCACTGCCGGCATCATCGCCCACATGACACGCACCGGGAAGCCGACGAGGCTCCGGGACCTGGAGAAGGAGGGACAGTGA
- a CDS encoding acetylornithine transaminase, whose translation MSHETELGSRYGAVMMNAFGAPRRIFARGEGIHLWDADGNRYVDLLAGIAVNALGHGHPAVVAAVTGQLKTLGHISNFFASEPQIRLAERLSAAAGGGRVFLANSGAEANEAAFKLSRLTGRTRLVAMEGSFHGRTMGALAVTHTEKYRKPFEPLPGEVTFVPFGDAGALDAAVDETVAAVVVEPVQGESGVIPAPEGYLAAARELTTRAGTLLWIDEVQTGIGRCGELLLSRSHGVTADLVTVAKGLGNGFPIGACIATGRAADLLTPGGHGSTFGGNPVAAAAGNAVLDVLGGGLLEDVRRIGEWFASEITGLGCPEIAGVRGAGLLRGIVLTQEVAPQVVELALSEGWVLNAPRPDVLRVAPPLIITEADLAPFVTALPGWLERCNA comes from the coding sequence ATGAGTCACGAAACCGAACTCGGGAGCCGCTACGGGGCGGTCATGATGAACGCCTTCGGCGCGCCTCGAAGGATCTTCGCCCGCGGTGAGGGCATCCACCTGTGGGATGCCGACGGCAACCGCTACGTCGACCTGCTGGCGGGAATCGCCGTCAACGCCCTGGGGCACGGACATCCCGCCGTGGTGGCAGCCGTCACCGGGCAGCTGAAAACCCTCGGGCACATCTCCAACTTCTTCGCCTCCGAGCCGCAGATCCGGCTGGCGGAACGCCTCTCGGCGGCGGCCGGCGGCGGCAGGGTGTTTCTCGCCAACTCGGGCGCCGAGGCCAACGAGGCCGCGTTCAAACTGAGCCGCCTCACCGGCCGGACCCGTCTCGTGGCGATGGAGGGATCCTTCCACGGCCGGACCATGGGGGCGCTGGCCGTCACCCACACCGAGAAGTACCGGAAACCCTTCGAACCGCTCCCCGGGGAGGTCACGTTCGTTCCCTTCGGCGACGCCGGGGCCCTTGACGCGGCCGTGGATGAGACGGTGGCCGCGGTGGTCGTCGAACCCGTCCAGGGGGAGTCCGGGGTGATCCCGGCGCCGGAGGGATACCTGGCCGCCGCCCGGGAGCTCACCACCCGGGCCGGGACACTGCTGTGGATCGATGAGGTCCAAACCGGCATCGGCCGCTGCGGGGAACTGCTGCTGAGTCGTTCCCACGGGGTGACGGCGGACCTGGTGACGGTGGCCAAGGGCCTCGGGAACGGGTTCCCCATCGGGGCCTGCATCGCCACGGGCCGTGCCGCGGACCTGTTGACCCCCGGCGGGCACGGCAGCACTTTCGGGGGCAATCCCGTCGCGGCGGCGGCCGGCAACGCCGTCCTGGACGTGCTGGGCGGCGGCCTGCTCGAGGACGTCCGCCGCATCGGCGAGTGGTTCGCATCCGAGATCACGGGCCTGGGATGCCCGGAGATCGCCGGGGTGCGCGGGGCGGGCCTGCTGCGGGGTATCGTGCTCACCCAGGAGGTTGCTCCGCAGGTGGTGGAGTTGGCCCTGTCGGAGGGATGGGTGCTGAACGCTCCGCGCCCCGATGTGCTGCGGGTTGCTCCGCCGCTGATCATCACGGAGGCCGACCTGGCCCCCTTCGTGACCGCCCTGCCCGGATGGTTGGAGAGATGCAATGCCTGA